CTCACGGTATTCCAGGCGATCGTGTATTAAAAGAAGGCGATTTAGTAAACGTAGACGTATCAGCAGCACTTGACGGCTATTATGCAGATACAGGTATCTCATTTGTTCTTGGAGAAGATGAAGAAAAAGAAAAGCTATGCCAAGCTGCAGTAGATGCATTTTGGGAAGCAATGAAAAAAATAAAAGCTGGATCAAAACAAAATCAAATTGGTCGTGCTGTTTCTAACTTTGCACATAAAAGTGGATATAACGTAATCCAAAACTTAACTGGTCATGGCATTGGCCTTAGTTTACATGAAGCTCCAAACCACATTTTAAGCTACTATGATCCAATGGATAATGCACTTCTAAAAGACGGTCTTGTTATCGCTGTAGAACCATTCATCTCAATGAAAGCAGATCATATTATTGAGCGCGGTGATGATGGTTGGACATTCGTTACACCAGACAAAAGCCTTGTTGCACAATGTGAACATACAATCGTTGTAACTCGCGGTGAACCGATTATTTTAACAGAAATATAATAAAAAACAGCCGTTTTGTAGATTCCTGCTACTGAAACGGCTGTTTTTTCATTATTTTTATGCATGTAAAAGCTTATATAAATAAAAAGGTGGTGCATCAAAGCATCACCTTTTTAACGGGGTGAGGCTGCCCAAAAGTACGGAAAACTCTTGAACAGCCTCGTATTTTCATATGGATGCCTTACATATATCATTGATGATAATTATGAAATGCGGAAACATAGTTATCATCACATGATTCAAACAAAAGAAAAGAAACCCTATAACAGATCTCTTTTCCCTACATAATCTAAAGTTTGGGTACACTAGATTCATGCAATGTAGGAGGCTTCAGAACTGAAAGCGATCCTTCATTTAAAATGATAGCATACATATATCCGCTAAAAATATGCAAATGTGCATATAGCGTTTTTTATTTCTCAACATACATTTATTGAAAATTCAGATATATAAAGGTAAAATGTAGTCGTTATCCGTCTTCTTTTGTCAGTCAGAGAGAATAGAAGAATGGGAGAGGAAAAAATGAGAA
This genomic interval from Bacillus cereus contains the following:
- the map gene encoding type I methionyl aminopeptidase; the protein is MIQSDKTYIRGRTVVFMIIRNEQDLEGLRKIGRIVALAREEMKKQAKPGMTTKELDLIGKKVLDENGAISAPEKEYKFPGVTCISVNEEVAHGIPGDRVLKEGDLVNVDVSAALDGYYADTGISFVLGEDEEKEKLCQAAVDAFWEAMKKIKAGSKQNQIGRAVSNFAHKSGYNVIQNLTGHGIGLSLHEAPNHILSYYDPMDNALLKDGLVIAVEPFISMKADHIIERGDDGWTFVTPDKSLVAQCEHTIVVTRGEPIILTEI